In Salvelinus alpinus chromosome 20, SLU_Salpinus.1, whole genome shotgun sequence, a genomic segment contains:
- the LOC139546336 gene encoding putative nuclease HARBI1 isoform X1: MKAQNCVFLSALTMACPFVRDVVDEEALVLRRAFRRERVFRDRLDPLAFPDDHLYERYRFSADGIRYLCRLLGPRIKHRTARSHALSVEQMVCVALRFFASGAFLYSVGDAEQLNKATICRTIRSVCLAIKALADVFISFPGHRRLCDIKEEFYRIAGFPNVIGAVDCTHIRIKAPSGAHEADFVNRKSFHSINVQMVCNADCVISNVVEKWPGSVHDSRIFRASEIYQCLSQGEFSGVLLGDRGYGCQPFLLTPFTDPQEAQQAYNHAHARTRARVEMTFGLLKARFHCLHKLRVSPVRACDITVACAVLHNVACLRKERAPRVPPAMDWDNPAIFPDDDSGRLLRDQYVLNYFS, translated from the exons atgaaggcccaaaattgtgtgttcctttctgctctgacaatggcatgcccattcgtgcgagatgtggtggatgaagaagcacttgtgctgaggagagccttcaggcgagaaagggtcttcagggaccggttggacccactggccttccctgatgaccatctatatgaaagatacaggttttctgcagatggcatcaggtatctatgcagactactgggtcccaggattaagcaccgcactgcacggagccatgcactgagtgtggagcaaatggtttgtgtggccttgcgcttttttgctagtggagccttcctgtactcagtgggggatgcagaacagctgaacaaggccacaatttgccgcacaataaggagtgtgtgtctggctatcaaagcattagcagatgtcttcatctccttccctggccacagaagactctgtgacatcaaagaggagttctataggattgcag gtttccccaatgtcattggtgcagtggactgcacacacataaggataaaagccccctcaggtgcccatgaggccgattttgtgaataggaaatcctttcacagcattaatgttcag atggtctgcaatgctgactgtgtgatcagcaatgttgtggaaaaatggcctggctcagtccatgactccagaatctttcgggcctctgaaatctatcagtgcctatcacaag gtgaattctctggtgtgttgctgggagacagggggtatggctgccagccttttctcctgacacctttcacagacccccaggaagcacagcaggcctacaaccatgcccatgccaggaccagggccagagttgaaatgacctttggcctcctgaaggcacgctttcactgccttcacaaattaagggtcagccctgttagggcatgtgatattactgtggcttgtgctgtcctccacaatgtggcctgcctgaggaaggagagggcccccagagtgccaccagccatggactgggacaatccggcaatcttccctgatgacgacagtggtcggctgctgagggaccaatatgtgttgaattattttagttag
- the LOC139546336 gene encoding uncharacterized protein isoform X3 yields MNGPKRTWQQVKIKYKNILQNAVKKNTHRQGTGGGSPKADLTPAEDMALELNKGRPVLEGIPGGKETSIGSSQDATRFIQVSGSTVFLLEPPAQAPDDADPGEGPSAAATAHDGDDDEEETISLDSRRHEDPDAIQWENQPGNISSQAIRKLYGNHLRRQIELADIDIQYKKKKMENLALESEIKKRTIRKLDLEIKKLERELQEDDTAQNKN; encoded by the exons atgaacgggccaaaacggacatggcagcaggtcaaaatcaaatacaagaacattctgcagaatg cagtgaaaaagaatacccacagacaaggcacgggtggtgggtcaccaaaggctgaccttaccccagcagaggacatggccttggagctaaataaaggcaggcccgtcttagaggggatccctggggggaaagagacgagcataggttcctcccaagatgccacccgcttcattcaag tgtctggcagcactgtgttcctgttagagccaccagcacaagcaccagacgatgctgatcca ggtgaaggccccagtgcagcagcaacagcacatgatggagacgatgatgaggaggagaccatctctctggattccagaaggcatgag gacccagatgctatacagtgggaaaaccagcctggcaacata agctcacaagctatcagaaagttgtatggcaaccacctccggcgccaaatagaactggcagacatagacattcagtacaagaagaaaaagatggaaaatcttgcactggagtccgaaataaaaaagaggacaattaggaaactggaccttgaaataaaaaaacttgagagggag ctccaagaagatgacacagctcaaaataaaaattag
- the LOC139546336 gene encoding uncharacterized protein isoform X2 has translation MNGPKRTWQQVKIKYKNILQNAVKKNTHRQGTGGGSPKADLTPAEDMALELNKGRPVLEGIPGGKETSIGSSQDATRFIQVSGSTVFLLEPPAQAPDDADPGEGPSAAATAHDGDDDEEETISLDSRRHEDPDAIQWENQPGNISSQAIRKLYGNHLRRQIELADIDIQYKKKKMENLALESEIKKRTIRKLDLEIKKLEREVRYAFNVHCMLTVTQMY, from the exons atgaacgggccaaaacggacatggcagcaggtcaaaatcaaatacaagaacattctgcagaatg cagtgaaaaagaatacccacagacaaggcacgggtggtgggtcaccaaaggctgaccttaccccagcagaggacatggccttggagctaaataaaggcaggcccgtcttagaggggatccctggggggaaagagacgagcataggttcctcccaagatgccacccgcttcattcaag tgtctggcagcactgtgttcctgttagagccaccagcacaagcaccagacgatgctgatcca ggtgaaggccccagtgcagcagcaacagcacatgatggagacgatgatgaggaggagaccatctctctggattccagaaggcatgag gacccagatgctatacagtgggaaaaccagcctggcaacata agctcacaagctatcagaaagttgtatggcaaccacctccggcgccaaatagaactggcagacatagacattcagtacaagaagaaaaagatggaaaatcttgcactggagtccgaaataaaaaagaggacaattaggaaactggaccttgaaataaaaaaacttgagagggaggtgagatatgccttcaatgtacactgtatgctaactgtaacacaaatgtattaa